GAAGATATCTAGGggctggaaaaagaaaaatatccaCTGAGGGCTTTTCACCATGGAAGATGGTGGTATTCACTTATCTCATCATGGTATTCACCATAGAAGACGGAAGTGACAAAAAGGAACACCAGCATACTGCTGTAAGCCCAACCCTGCCTTAGGcagtgaacaagatcctgtctcttcAGCGTATTACGCtattccatgagagcacaggaaggaagctcccagtaaggagtagggatttattcctctatgactatcttcctccttgaaaggAGTTGTCCATCAAGCTAataacattaaagaagtgcttgttgggaggcaacccaaccttaattaactatttatttccttttattattttttgtttttcttttagggtcatgatcatatgccgtagtcagaacagagacagaaatttcacaacagtgaaaacagaacactctgaatggagtgttaaagttgaacgccagccagggagcatcccctgggcgttcaaacgccagtgcagagaagcagggaatttgaaattccctagcctctcaggaccagtaagTCCCatagaagctccacctaccccaccttcttctacccTATTCTTCCCCATcgttcatatttgctcgaggacgagcaaaactcttaagtttggtgttacaaaagctttgctttttgacttctaccaacTCTTAAgcatagaagaagaagatggagcaaactggaaagcatgcacatgagcctgtgcagcagcctgaacaaagacaaaggagtgacattgaagagatcaagcactacatgggatcctcaaggaggagcactagccaccatcactcaggtggattcgttctcttttactcctttcctattatttttttgttttttgtctaTTTTATTATCTGTTCTCttattctagttgcatgatcatttgcattgatgtcttaaagttgtaaaatattccatatatctctcaccttgcttaaaagaattgagagatgtatgaatttcaagtttataataagaatagttcaattattttgatgtggtgtcattgcttttgttttctgaatgtatgaaataaacagtgcatatttgaaattagaactttagaatgttggctcttgaaagaataaggaaaaagaaaaagtattattggtaatctaaaatatcaataaaattgattcttgaagcaagaaaaagcagcaaaaagaaaatgaaaaaaaagcttgcatgcgaaaaaaaaagtggcaaaaaataaaaagaaaaaaatagagagaaaaagcaagcagaaaaagctaatagctctttaaaccaaaaggcaagagcaaaaacccagtaaccctttaaatcaaaaggcaagggtaaaagggcctaaggctttgagcatcagtggttaggagggcccaaaggaataaaatcctggtctaagcggctcaaacaagctgtccctaaccatgtgcttgtggcgtgaaggtgtcaagtgaaaagtttgagactgagcggttaaattcgttgtccaaagcaaaaagagtgtgcttaagaactctggacacctctatctggggactctagcaaagctgagtcacaatctgaaaaggttcacccagttaaagtgtctgtggcatggaTGTATCCAGCGGTAACACTGGAAAAcggagtgcttagggtcacggccaagactctaaaaagctatgttcaagaataaaaaagaacttaactaagagattcaataatatcatctggattctaagttcctaaagatgccaaccattctaagtttcaatggatagtgagatgccaaaactattcagaagtaaaaagctactaagtcccgctcatctcattgtaactaagcttcatttgaaactttgaaatttattgtatcttaattttcttttttttatcctactgtgtttttagttgcttggagacaagcaacggtttaagtttggtgttgtgatgagcggatattttatacattttttggcatcattttcatatagtttttagtgtgttttgttcagtttttattaagtttttataggttttagtgttaaattcatatttttgggttctactatgagtttttgtgtttttgtacaatttcaggtattttcttgctgaaactgaggagctggagcagaagtctgatttagagacagagaaagcactgcagatgctgtccagatctgacctaccTGTACTCGGAAgaacttttctggagctacagaagacccAATGGAGCGCTcgcaatggctatggaaagctgacttctagagctttccagcaatatataatagtccatcctTTGCTTCGAAttagaaggcctaaaactggcgtccaacgccaacttcctgcccccttcgtagcgtccagcgcccaagagCAGAGaccggcgtccagcgcccaagagCAGAGACCGGCATCCAAACGCCCAATGAGGACCCCTTAACCAGCATTTCAtgcccaaggagcctcatagcacgtggatctcatcaaagctcagcccaaacactcaccaaatgggccccagaagtggattttagcactaaatagactgttttacccttaccagtcatctgtttagtatttaaagtgtattttacataatctaCAAACATCACGCATACTATTCAGCcctattttcatttttctttgtattttactttcagtataagtttctaaacctcctaggttgaggggacgAGCCatgttgagtcctatgaattaataaaagtactactgtttttcttcgatccgtgtttgattaattctaagatgtatattcatacttcatcgtggtgaataggatgatctgacaaattagctctattcatcacattaagatgaatgtGCCTTAcaaacacccgtgtctacttgggttcagaatgcgtctttcactggacaatgatgaaccaacagcttgaatatacgtctctcagacggctaatccattacttcgttggggacttctcaaaaCATTAGTTCAGCCAATTTCCAGGGAGAttggggtctctgtggtagaggctaaaaTCAAtaaaagcagcattctctgattcggaagattcgaccttgtctgtggcgttttgagtaggatcattaaggataATGGcatgtacgagcttcacccttaATTAGAATAGATCTGCACTAAACCTAGGGTTCAGATCTGGaagagtattggcagctgctcaaactagtgtcaatcacatacagcctgccattgaagaaatcactcacaagcaaaggaaaCAATACTACCAgatttaattcagaaagacaaagcaactccaatcctcaactctattcctctcaCTAATTTAATCCAATTGGTTTTATCCCTTACAtgtcaactctattcctattattTAACCCATAATCCTAATACAACTCCATATCCAACAACCAAgtcttctgatctgcctgactaagatctgcaagataaccatagatttcttcaaaccaaaatcctcgtggaatcgaccatgactcactcaggtatttcttggacgatccagtgcacttgctggtacaatagtacgaaagtgtggggatttgTGCTACCaataagctccctcttctctctagaattagggtagattaggttaaattcttcttagatctagctttaatttcttcttttcattcatttttctttgcaatttcttgttgCTATATCCTTACTCTCTTAGTTTTatttgtcatttcctttattttgttacttttatgttgatgaactcttgttggatttggattttctttaatacaatttgatgtttctttgcTTATTGTTGCTTAATTGAGTAGTTATTGGTAAttccttgcattgggtagttgtaaattttattattcttgcacttttatgatgctttccttttatgccttccaagtgtttgacaaaatacttggttggactttagagtagattttttagcattcttggcttggaaagagaaaataggaaatcttgagtcattaatacccaactcatgttggtgatctagagttgttagttaatattgtttccattgactctaatctcttgctaattcaattagtgagttgattaggaattttggattgagatcaactagtcttatttgactttctccctatgttaAAGATGACATTGTACTTTCTTCCGATATTGGAGATgacaaaataggataaattcttgttaatcattgtatgataattaatgactaggatagaaagcctatattctcaatccttgccatgaatgtctctatttattacttgctttatttagttgcttgctttacatttcttgtcatttattttcttgcccttttaccaaCCCACtccttggataccataaccaataattcgtatacctcactgcaattccttgagaagacgacccaggactaatactctcggttatttttattgggttggacttgtgacaaccaaaaacatttaaactttgatttgaggatcgattatcggtttgggctatgctcacaacgaaattattttgttaaatttcgaaccggtataaatcctcacTTTCAAAAACTCTCAAACATCAATGAGAGAGAAGATAGAACGCGTTCGGATAGcgaaacaagataagatataaCAATAAGGAAGAGTAGAATAAAGACAAAATACATAGTACCTAGACATAAGTATAATATCCACTAGTCGCGACCTACGAAGTTTAGGCCAACTAGGGTACAGAAATAAAATCAGTTGACAACAGTAGCTTCCTATCTCTCCCAAAATACATcaaagcctctataggcaaattttAAAAGAATACATACATACATTATAATTGGTTTTACAAAATAAGGGGAGAGATTTAAAAGTACAAAACAGAATCAGATAGACTCCGCCGTCATCCAAACGAATCTAGCTCATTACTGAGCACCaaaacctgcatctgaaaaatagaaaaatatatatacagaATGAGAACCCCGGCTCATGGGTTCCCAGTATGGTAAAAATACCAAATAAATATGATGCACTATAACATAAGTTCACTAAGCATCTTAAACTCATTACCTCGTCATCTCCATCCTaggttctcactaatccataacTTAGCAACTATCATAGGGGATTCTTATTCTAACCCAATATTATTCATACTTTCACTAAGCATCTTAAACTCCTTACCTCGTCATCTCCATCCTaggttctcactaatccataacTTAGCAACTATCATAGGGGATTCTAATTCTAACCCAATATTATTCATACTTTCACTACCTTCCAACCGGACCATTCGAGAACTGAACCATCCCTCAAGTAACTCAACTTTTACACAAACACAAATAATatagacaagtaatacacaagacAAGTAAGACAATTTGCAAATAATCAAGTAGCatgtacaattaggcaaaccaaaataattaagcaaacccaaacaattcaaacatatgcagatgatgcatgcctgtcctactggccatgagctcacgtgttggttactttgccagaacccgacacatctagtagctaacccggatattgtCCTCTTGAAAACCGgtgggcggtacaccaccacgaaccccacctGACGGGTGGTACACCACCATGAACCCCACCATTGGGAGCGGTACACCAACACGAACCTCGCAAGATCTTCAATTGGAAAACAACACATACCCGTGGgcggtaaaccaccacgaaccGCACATAACATGTTCTTTAAAAACATGTGGGCGGTACACCACTAAGAACTCCACATAACATTTTCTTTAAAAACATATGGGCactacaccaccacgaaccccacataACATTTTGCAGTAAAGTACCATGAACCTTGCCAGGTCAAGCTCAAAAGAAATTCATTATCAAATTCATTATAACTCATTCATTCATATCCTTTCATAGTCATTCACTAAGGCTAGATTCTTATATACGTATCACATTTAGACACTTCTCTTTTGTAATTCACCACCTCTCAAACTtgcttcatctccaagttactaCTCCTTCCTACCTTCTACTCACCATTTAACATCAAATTGAGGTTTATGGGctaaaagagtgaaaatagagTGGTAGaggttaaaaattatattttaaaatacaaaactcactttgctgatttcaggggtcacgcgtacgcgtgggccaagCGTACGCATGGTGAGTTTTTCCTTGCTCGCGTACGGATGCAccttgctcgcgtacgcgagatacCAAACCCAAAACTCATCATGGCTCAACATTCACATTCAATATCCTCATTAATCATCACACAATACAAATACCGCTTACCTTCCTTACCTTTTTCCTAGCCTTCGGCCCAAAATTTCATGGCCTCCGGCTCAATATGCATTCAATTTAACACAACTCATAAACACACAATAATTATCCAACACCAATATCAATTTCATAAATACAATATCAATTTCCTTCATGCATTATCTATGCACATCAATCCATCCAAATGAATCATTCAAGCTTAATCCTAGGGTCATCTAACCTAGAAATTcacatcacaccacacggtacttaaatgaaagggttaagtactgaaatcgtccctaaggtctggggtcaaaatcaaaattgttCCCGAGcttttttcgttattaaaatcatcctcaacgttctaaaacgctttaaaatcatcctttttaccaattttattttttattaccaaactacccctcattaaaaaattataaaataaaataaatataattataaaataaaataaatataaaataaataaaaaaaggaaagaaagggaTATAGAGAGAAACGGGGGGAGAGAAAGAAGGGGGTGGCTCTGCTCGACGGTGACAGTGGTGGATCTCAGTGGCGGCGGCGGCGTTTCTCGGCGGCAGAGGCACGGCGGTGGATGAGCACGAGTTTCCCCTCTCTCTCCTCTGCTCCCGAGCTCTCTCTCCTCTGCtcccgagctctctctctctcctcagaTCTTGCTTGCTCTCTTTCTCCCCTGACTCTCTCTTCCTCCACCTCATAAACTCAGATTGTATTCCATTGCCAGCAGTACCCTTGGTGACTTTAGAGACTCCAAAACTGTGAGTCATTGTTAGAGTTTGATTGCATAAATTCATTCATAGAGCCTTTATCAACTTTTGTTGCCAAATTAATTAGAGAGTTCAGAAAGTGCATGCTAACATTCGTCAGTGACATCAACATTGAGTTGTATATGTTTTCATGTAGGTTTCACTATGTATGAAGAGGCTTCTTTACACAAATAAAAATGGAGAGATTGTCAAAGGAGTTTGCTCAAATTTCTTGTGTAAGAATCAATGGTTTTAGAAGAAATTTATAGTCTTTTATAATCAAGaaattgttttcattttcttttgttccAGTCACTAACAATGGTCCTGTTGATGCAGGTGACTTGAAGCCTGAATCTGAAGTAACAATTACTGGACCTGTTGGGAAAGAAATGCTTATGCCAAAAGATCCTAATGCCACCATCGTCATGGTACATTATCATTCATTTTACCATCTTAATCAGTAGATATAAAggaatattatatatatgtgatGATCATCACTGCTGTTTTGATTTTTAGTACCATTAAATCATTGAGATTTCGTTTACAGTTGGCAACTGGAACTGGAATTGCCCCATTCCGCTCATTTTTATGGAAAATGTTCTTCGAAAAGCACGACCCCGGTCTTCATTACCGCCGCCGCTCTTCGTTGCCGTGCGCCGCCGCTCTTCGCTGTCGCCGCCGATCTTCGCTGCTCTGCTCCTCGGGAAAAGGGGGAAGGGAACGCGAagggagaagaggggggaggggGGTTTcgggaagaagagggggaaggggAAGGGTCCTCGCCACTGCCACCGGTCTTCATGGACGCCGCCGCTCTTCGCTGCCGCCGCCACCGCTGCACCTCGCCGGTTTCTGGTTTTTGGTTTCTTGTGGTTTCTGGTTTCTTGTGGTTTCTTGtggtttcttcttcttgtggtttcTTGTTGttcttatgatgatgatgatgatgatgatgatgatgatgatgatgatgatgatgatgatgaccatgatgataatggtggtggtggtggtgggttcttGTTCATCTTGtacttcttttttaaattttttaatttatgttgttgCTAATTTTGGATATGAAATTATAGTTGATGATTGctgaattgtttaatttgaaatttttgttgatttgattttgattgtTGCTGTTGGTGTTGCTGGATTGTTGGTGGTTATGGTGTagcgatggtgatggtgatgataaTGCAGAGGGTTGATGATAATACAGAGGGTAGTGGTGAAAGGGGAGagactttttaatttttgtttaagggCAACATTGTccgaaaaattttatttatagacaaaaggacgattttataacgttttgtaacgttggggatgattttaataacaaaaaaaggtcggggacaattttgattttcaccccagaccttagggatGATTTTAGTACTTAAccctaaatgaaacttaaaccgtaccacTTAGAGCCAAAACAATTGAGCTTCTTTTAGGAAGCCTCCATCAAACCTTAGCTCCAAACCTCACCAAATCTCCACAAGCAATATCAATCCCTAATTatgcaccaaaatcacccaatactctaacataaccaattttcaCACCTATAATCAACTTAGgattcatgaaattgataaatcaaaGAGAGAAAAGCTTCTCTTACCTCAACCTACTTGAAATTGGGATAAAACCCACTTATAATCCACGCTAGTGTATCCTTAAACAATCAAAATCACAATAATTCAATAACCCCAAAACCAAAAATGCAAATTTCAAGGGAAAAGGAATCCGGGCGAAATTCTAAAATTTCTTACCCCAAGGATTAGATAAAATCGAAGAGGATGAGGGATAGGAGGATGTAGacagaaaaatagaacaccctagagGATTAATGTtgtgggcgctaaacgcccagccaTGAGGGGAGTAGTGATTTGGGCATTTCACGCCCAATTTGGACGTCCTAACTCCCATTTTTGATCCCCTTGGGGCATTTCACGTCCtaaatgggtgtttaacgccacctAGGGATTAAAAAAAAGTGCTGGGGGAGTTTAACACCAACAGTGGCATTTCACGCCTGCAGGGAGGGTATTTAACACCACCAGGGGTGAATTTCATACCAAATCTTCTAAATCTCATACTATATCTCGTAATCTccatttcatatctttttcataccacatattttttattttattttcctccttctcttccAATACTCATCCTCCTCCATGTCCCAATTATTTTCATACCATATCCCCATATATTCTACTCATATATTTTCTTATCATCTCACCATTAATataaaattcactcaataatTTTTCTTCCTCCCCTCTCATGACCGAATTTGCATCCCCCATCCCTATAAATAGCACTTCAATTCTCACATCTTCTCACACCTTCACTCTTCTGTTCCTTCTCATTTTTAtctcctttttctctctctcttctttcttctctttgcCTGAggatgataaaaaaatttaagtttggtgttggggcaCTCCGCTTTTCACTCTCCTCAAACTCTCTATGGCACCGAAGGTTGGAAGATCCTCTTCAaaaaagaggaaggaaaaatCTCCCTCCACAATCCCACATGAGCTCCACTGGTTCTACACCAAGCTTCATGAGAAACATTACTACAATATTGTTAGCAAAAAGAATGTGATTGATGGGAGCGGAAATTTGACCAATTAAGAATTCAATATAGAAAtagcgttgtgagtatagttcttaaccagctaaaatctgctcatcaatttagaaaggttgtcaaaaaaattagaataaaaatactgggagtatgaatcccagttcgtctcccaacgagttgacaaaaagggtgctattttattaatcaggagttttccgagaattttgagagttgaataacagaaaataaataattgtaaattaaaagagaaatatatattctaattaaaaagccttgactgggggaatgattaattggaagttccattccttgttggaattctctcaagtgtagtataaagaggttgttatgttcacttagttaacccttactaaataaaagaaagtcaagtgattgagctaactcttattcgcaaatcctagtcctctcccttgggaaggtctagcattagtaaatatagaattagccaacaacttccaatttaacaaatcacttgagcattccaactcaagtgtctcctcttaatcaacccccatatcaagttgggagtctactccatcaacatggataccatcttcgttgttgggagtagggaatagaaaagagacatggtagacaataactacaaattaattaaaaataaaactaatcctttgcattaataaattctaaaaataatccaattgtaactctaaacaagaattaagaatatgaaataataagggaataagaaaacaaactagaatagtaacttcaatggaggtgatgactcttcaatatccaaagcaaaagcaataaactatgaaactatgaatgtaaaagaaaacctagaggaagagttgttttctctctagattcaaatctaaaaactaaaactatgctaatgataatgtctgttgagtctctgcatgttccccagctctagtctgtgtttctgggccagaaactgggtcaaaacttggcccgaaattgcccccagcattttctattttttcagcagatcgcgcatgtcacgcgtacgcgtcagtcacgcgtacgcgtcactggtcgtcttggcgtgtcacgcgtacgcgtcaagcatgcgtacgcgtcatctagcAGAACTCcaatctacgcgtacgcgtcaggcacatcCACGCCTCACTGTAAATTTCTCCATATCATGcgctcgcatgagccatgcgtgcgcgtcgatgctcgctggttatctccttagtttcttgtgttctttccattttttgcaagcttcctctccattctctaagccattcctgccctataaagcctgaaacatttaacacatagatcacggcatcgaatggtataaaggagaattaaatatacaaattaaagatctcttaggaagcaagttttcaacaaTAGAATAACACtaagaaggaattgtaaaatcatgcaaatcatatgagtaagtgggtaaagacttgataaaaaccattcaaataagcacaatataaaccataaaatagtggtttatcaacctccccacacttaaacattagcatgtcttcatgcttagctcaaggagataaaataaatgagtagggaaaagaaAGACTCATGCAGtgtaatgcaacctatgtatgaatgcaactatatgctaagatgattctgtctatCTGGTTGAAaacaaacaagttctccaagacaaatataaatcaaatatcactaattaaaatcatacagtaaagacaagtaaacttttaagaagatagctcatgaaagcagggaacatagaatcaagcattgaaccctcactgatggtgtatgtacactccaatcactcaagtgtatagggtaatcactctactcttccctagtcatgctttctaaactttgttcttcacctaaccaatcaacaagtatttaatgtaccaatgcaaacatcatgaggtcttttcaaggttataatggggctaaggtaaaggtgagggtatatatatggctaagtgagctataaattgaatccttgaccaacctaagctctcacctatacatactctatatacttttaaattaatgcctagctacccaaaattcccacttttgcattacatactcatgtatcaactcttcttttaatttgtatcacatatgcattgatcttttcattaacttaacttagcattggggtaattttgtccccttatttatttacttatttattgaatatttttggatttatttatttatttatttatttatttattttataaacataatatatcaatgcacatggatttttaatttttctggtcttacatgagtaggtacccaaattcccaatattttaccATTTAAgcactgtacactttcattaacccaagttttcacagttttttccacacttagttgatacacaatctctatcttaagctaaccaaagattcaatttggggtaatgAATTTGTTTTCTGCTTAAGggtagtgatgtggtaaaatgtagaataaatggggattaaaaggctcaaagtggctaacaaaggtaattgaaaggataggctatttgggataagtgagctaataatcaaataatggcctcaatcatatgcatgcatataaacacattaaacattggacatatacgatggaacaaaatatagattacaataatagagaagaaaacacataagaataaaattttatggttaaatagtgtaaccatgtaattaagctcaaatctcacaggttgtgtgttctaactTTAAACCatattccaatttacaatcttcaaacaagttttaatacaaaagttttgatttaaattagtgaaattttcaaaatagagtctttaaaaagaaacttattatttttcaaccaattagaacatgtgatgagcggataatttatacgctttttggcattgtttttagtatgtttttagtaggatctagttacttttagggatgtttttattagtttttatgttaaattcatatttctggacttcactatgagtttatctttttttctatgatttcaggtaatttctggctgaaattgagggacttgagcaaaaatcagattcagaggttgaagaaggactgctgatgctgttggattctgacctccctgcactcaaagtgaattttctagagttacaaaactcaaaatggcgctctttcaattgccttggaaagtagacatccagggctttccagaa
The DNA window shown above is from Arachis ipaensis cultivar K30076 chromosome B08, Araip1.1, whole genome shotgun sequence and carries:
- the LOC110265318 gene encoding ferredoxin--NADP reductase, chloroplastic-like, encoding LPPPHKLRLYSIASSTLGDFRDSKTVSLCMKRLLYTNKNGEIVKGVCSNFLCDLKPESEVTITGPVGKEMLMPKDPNATIVMLATGTGIAPFRSFLWKMFFEKHDPGLHYRRRSSLPCAAALRCRRRSSLLCSSGKGGREREGRRGGRGVSGRRGGRGRVLATATGLHGRRRSSLPPPPLHLAGFWFLVSCGFCDGDGDDNAEG